The Anabaena sp. PCC 7108 region GCCATTTAGCTTGCCATCCTGTATAAAGTAGCACGGCACTGCCAGCGGAAATAGTTCCATATTCTGCTTCCCAAGTCAAAATATCAGCAATAGTGAGAAGATAATCAGCATTAACTGCTGCTTGTTCACAGATATCTATAACTACCGCAGGTACTACCAGAGATTGGGCTGGGTATTCATGAATACTCGTACCATTAGTGTAAAAACTATTAGGGGCATTAATATGAGTAGCGCTATGTTCACCCAGAGAAAAACGTCGGAGATAGTAGCCATCATCTTGCAGTTCAGCAACAGTAGTAAATATTACAGGTGGATCACCTGGCCATTGAGGGATACGTGTATCGATTACGTGACTCAGGTGAATGACGCAGGAGTAGAGAATACTATTTTGCTGGTGAGTGTGTGTAATAGCGTTCCTCTCTTATTTAGCTACTGCTATCATCTTTAACAATTCAAAATAAGAATTGTAGATACTTGTCTATTTTACATTTAATTATACACACCTACTTACTTAATTGCTCATAAATAATCCCCCAATTTCTGTAATTAACAGGTTTTCGGGGGTTTAAAATGTTGCAGCAAAAAATGAATTCAATATCAGTGAACAATCAAAATGTTAATTTATGAGCAAGAAAAGGTTAATTTTAGCTAAAATTCTCCTTTTGATACTGGCTTACTTTTAGGTTGATATAAATAGGCAGCAGGAGAAAAGAATCAGAGACTAATAATTTGGATTAGGCAGTTCGTGAAATGGTATGATGATGATTTGAAAAAATTAGATAAAATAAATAAAATTTGATAGTATATTTACCTGCAATATACTATATATAAGTCAACCTATTTTTTATCCCTATGAACCGTTCAGCCTGCCTGATCTTTAATCCTGTTGCAGGTCAGGGTAATTCAGAATTAGAATTAGAGCAAATCAGGACAATATTAGAGCCAGAAATTGACTTAGATATTTATTTCACAACCGCAGAAATAGATGCTGATGAACTAGCAAAGGCAGCAGTAGCTAGGGGAGTGGAGGAGATT contains the following coding sequences:
- a CDS encoding cyclase family protein encodes the protein MTHTHQQNSILYSCVIHLSHVIDTRIPQWPGDPPVIFTTVAELQDDGYYLRRFSLGEHSATHINAPNSFYTNGTSIHEYPAQSLVVPAVVIDICEQAAVNADYLLTIADILTWEAEYGTISAGSAVLLYTGWQAKWLNKIAFLNQDEQGNMHFPGFGSDATQFLITERQIAGVGIDTHGVDSGQDTNFTTNRLLLEKLQRIQSQNQSLIVLENLTNLDQLPPQGATLVIGILRLRGGSGSPAAVMALF